Proteins from a single region of Hordeum vulgare subsp. vulgare chromosome 6H, MorexV3_pseudomolecules_assembly, whole genome shotgun sequence:
- the LOC123403667 gene encoding uncharacterized protein LOC123403667 — protein MMMASRAAAALRTAALQQGYYVRRSASTAAAHAERPKAKPVGDYVPVYVALGMIGLAVTLGAHTARQQLAHAPNVWVDKRKREAVPEVADPDLALDEAERFVGGSMFRKVAHVQDDRSLTAGVADPVADYPARKAVTLKDVGVDPPGIPEQSREGVLDRIFKKNTA, from the exons ATGATGATGGCTTCACGAGCCGCCGCCGCTCTCCGCACGGCCGCCCTGCAGCAGGGCTACTACGTCCGGAGGTCGGCCTCCACCGCGGCCGCGCACGCCGAGAGGCCCAAGGCCAAGCCCGTGGGCGACTACGTGCCGGTGTACGTAGCGCTGGGGATGATCGGCCTGGCGGTGACGCTGGGGGCGCACACGGCGCGGCAGCAGCTGGCGCACGCGCCCAACGTCTGGGTCGACAAGCGCAAGCGCGAGGCGGTGCCCGAGGTGGCCGACCCGGACCTCGCCCTCGACGAGGCCGAGCGCTTCGTCGGCGGCTCCATGTTCCGGAAGGTCGCCCACGTCCAGGACGACCGCTCCCTCACCGCCGGCGTCGCCGACCCCGTCGCCGACTACCC GGCGAGGAAGGCGGTGACGCTCAAGGACGTCGGCGTGGACCCGCCGGGGATCCCCGAGCAGAGCAGGGAGGGCGTCCTGGacaggatcttcaagaagaacacCGCTTAA